The Armatimonadota bacterium genome includes a region encoding these proteins:
- a CDS encoding adenine phosphoribosyltransferase, with the protein MSEQLLKNLIRDIPDFPKPGIIFKDITPVLLHPQAFTEVIQRMADFAREKKAEAIVGIESRGFMFGTPIALELGVGFIPVRKLGKLPHETIQCEYALEYGTNVVEMHRDAIVPGQRVVIVDDLLATGGTAAASVKLVEELGGKVAGLVFLVELTFLRGRDQLKGYDVKSFVTY; encoded by the coding sequence ATGTCTGAACAGCTTTTAAAGAACCTAATTCGAGATATACCCGATTTCCCTAAGCCGGGGATAATCTTCAAAGATATCACCCCAGTCCTATTGCATCCACAAGCATTTACTGAGGTTATACAAAGGATGGCTGACTTTGCCAGAGAGAAAAAGGCAGAGGCAATCGTTGGTATTGAGTCAAGGGGTTTTATGTTCGGGACTCCAATTGCGCTAGAGCTAGGCGTTGGGTTTATCCCCGTGCGGAAACTAGGCAAACTCCCACATGAAACAATCCAGTGCGAGTATGCCTTGGAATATGGGACAAACGTAGTCGAGATGCATCGTGATGCAATTGTTCCTGGACAGCGAGTAGTAATTGTGGATGATTTATTGGCAACGGGCGGCACTGCGGCGGCTTCGGTGAAGCTCGTTGAGGAGCTTGGCGGAAAAGTTGCTGGCCTTGTCTTCCTTGTAGAGCTTACTTTCCTTCGTGGTCGAGATCAACTCAAAGGCTATGATGTGAAAAGCTTTGTAACTTACTGA
- a CDS encoding NCS2 family permease — translation MLERIFRLKERNTDIRTEVIAGLTTFMTMAYIIFVNPSILQAAGLPLVPTIAATALAAAIPTLLMGFYTNYPFALASGMGLNAVLAYSVVKGMNIPWQTAMGIVFVEGAIITILVLTRIRESVMHAIPLSLKRAIGVGIGLLIAYIGMQQAGWVIGDSATLTSFGSFRNTGTLVSTCGLVIMLVLMARRIKGSILLGILITTGIAIAAGIGKIPDKLIAPPDFSTFAKLDILGALNLSLVATIFAFLITDFFDTMGTVIAVGGEAGYLTPDGRLPRLNRVLLVDSLAAVWGSICSASSVTTYIESASGVSTGGRTGLTAVVVGVLFLLAVFFAPAISIVPAVATAPALIVVGFLLMAVVCEIPFGNLEESFPAFLTILVIPLTLSISRGIGYGFIAYTLVKLMVGKWRELHPLMVVVSALFALSFALQK, via the coding sequence ATGCTCGAACGCATATTCCGACTCAAAGAAAGAAACACTGACATAAGAACCGAGGTAATTGCCGGCTTAACTACGTTTATGACCATGGCGTATATTATCTTCGTCAACCCGAGCATACTTCAGGCAGCCGGGCTACCCCTTGTCCCAACTATCGCGGCCACTGCCCTTGCTGCTGCAATCCCAACACTTTTGATGGGGTTCTACACAAACTACCCCTTTGCGCTAGCAAGCGGAATGGGCTTAAACGCTGTGCTCGCCTATTCGGTTGTAAAGGGCATGAATATCCCATGGCAGACAGCCATGGGAATTGTTTTTGTTGAGGGAGCAATCATTACAATTCTAGTGCTTACCCGAATTCGCGAGTCCGTTATGCATGCTATCCCTCTAAGCTTAAAGCGAGCAATTGGGGTTGGAATTGGACTTCTAATCGCATATATCGGCATGCAGCAAGCCGGCTGGGTAATTGGAGACTCAGCGACGCTAACAAGCTTTGGTTCTTTTCGAAACACCGGCACGTTAGTTTCGACATGCGGCTTAGTTATCATGCTTGTGCTCATGGCTCGGCGAATTAAAGGATCTATACTTCTCGGGATTTTAATCACCACCGGCATTGCCATCGCCGCCGGAATTGGTAAGATACCCGATAAGCTAATCGCCCCTCCAGACTTTTCGACGTTTGCAAAGCTGGACATCTTGGGGGCGTTGAATCTCAGCTTAGTTGCAACGATATTTGCTTTTCTAATCACTGACTTCTTTGACACCATGGGCACAGTAATCGCAGTTGGAGGCGAAGCAGGCTATCTGACCCCTGATGGACGCCTTCCGCGCCTGAACCGAGTGCTCCTTGTGGATTCACTTGCGGCAGTGTGGGGTTCGATATGTAGTGCAAGCTCAGTAACTACCTATATTGAAAGCGCTTCTGGAGTTTCGACGGGCGGCCGAACTGGGCTGACTGCAGTGGTTGTAGGCGTTCTATTCCTGCTTGCCGTGTTCTTTGCACCAGCAATCAGCATTGTTCCCGCCGTAGCAACCGCGCCAGCGCTCATAGTCGTTGGCTTTCTTTTAATGGCTGTAGTCTGCGAGATTCCATTCGGCAACTTAGAGGAATCGTTCCCAGCATTCCTAACCATCCTCGTAATCCCTCTCACACTAAGCATATCGCGAGGAATCGGATACGGATTCATTGCCTACACTCTAGTTAAGCTGATGGTTGGGAAGTGGAGGGAATTGCACCCTTTGATGGTTGTTGTTTCCGCCCTATTCGCCCTAAGCTTCGCCTTGCAGAAATAA
- a CDS encoding Gfo/Idh/MocA family oxidoreductase — MAYKMIQVGTGGFGAWWCKVFLPPNIKEGLVEVVAAVDINSEALLNAREHLGLPEDRCYTDIKKAFGENPADFCTIVVPPAFHEDIVDVALAHDMHILSEKPIADTLEASVRIAEKVKRAGKKMGVTMSHRFDQDKTTLRQELRSGQYGQLDYLICRFTCDCRRFGSWGKFRHEIPDTLMVEGAVHHLDILADLAGAKCDTIYAQTWNPPWGEFAGDSQGLVMMSFQNGARAFYEGAKTNATGLNGWGQEYIRAECEKATIILNHRRIERFWYNPSGSYSDEGTGETIPLIEQPKWANTWLIEKFVRWLDGGEPMETNVEDNLQSVALIFAAIKSSKTGSPVKVQQLLEETRRNITLGW, encoded by the coding sequence ATGGCTTACAAGATGATTCAAGTTGGCACGGGAGGCTTTGGTGCCTGGTGGTGCAAAGTATTTCTCCCACCAAACATCAAAGAAGGACTTGTTGAAGTAGTAGCTGCTGTGGATATTAATTCGGAAGCTTTATTAAATGCTCGTGAGCATCTTGGTTTGCCAGAGGATAGGTGCTATACCGATATTAAAAAAGCGTTCGGCGAAAACCCTGCCGATTTCTGCACTATAGTCGTACCACCGGCATTTCACGAGGATATAGTCGACGTGGCGCTTGCTCATGATATGCATATACTATCCGAGAAGCCAATCGCAGACACCTTGGAAGCATCCGTCCGCATTGCCGAAAAAGTCAAACGCGCAGGAAAGAAAATGGGCGTTACCATGAGCCACCGCTTTGACCAAGACAAGACTACTCTTCGGCAGGAGCTTAGGTCGGGGCAGTATGGCCAGCTTGACTATTTAATTTGCCGATTCACATGTGATTGCCGGCGGTTTGGAAGCTGGGGCAAATTCCGTCATGAAATACCCGACACCCTAATGGTTGAAGGAGCTGTTCACCATCTCGACATACTTGCAGACCTAGCTGGGGCAAAGTGCGATACTATTTACGCACAGACCTGGAATCCGCCGTGGGGTGAATTTGCTGGTGACTCCCAAGGTCTTGTTATGATGTCTTTTCAAAACGGAGCGCGCGCTTTCTATGAGGGTGCCAAGACCAATGCTACGGGGCTCAATGGCTGGGGCCAGGAATACATTCGCGCCGAATGCGAGAAGGCAACTATTATCCTAAACCACCGCCGGATTGAGCGATTTTGGTACAACCCATCTGGTTCATATTCGGATGAAGGCACAGGCGAAACAATACCGCTCATCGAGCAGCCAAAATGGGCAAATACATGGCTTATTGAGAAATTCGTGCGTTGGCTCGACGGCGGCGAACCAATGGAAACAAATGTGGAGGACAATCTCCAGTCGGTTGCGCTAATCTTCGCGGCAATCAAAAGTAGCAAAACAGGTAGCCCCGTTAAGGTGCAGCAGCTTCTAGAAGAAACGCGCAGAAACATCACACTAGGCTGGTGA
- a CDS encoding sulfatase-like hydrolase/transferase codes for MPFAKEPAAKKPNFVIIYCDDLGYGDLGCFGSKEAKTPNLDSLAKSGVRFTNWYSNSPVCSPSRASLLTGRYPMRAGVPRILGGKRGLAGLPPTEVTLATALKPLGYRTAIFGKWHLGTAEEYRPNAHGFDEFFGFLAGCVDYYSHIYYWGQGRGENPVHDLWHNDREVWENGRYLTELITEKAVEFIKHQSNQPFFLYVPYSAPHYPMHAPKKYLDRFSNMPPDRRIMAAMIAAVDDGVGEIVKALKQAGQHENTVIFFSSDNGPSNETRNWLDGRVDPYLGGSAGIFRGHKGSLFEGGIRMPAIMSAPGRIPAGKVCHEVGAMMDIFPTFIEFAGGKLPAGRSIDGISIRQMVVEGAKSPHHRLFWEYDGQLAVRQGEWKLVLNGKLDFNQTQPDAVHLSNLETDPGEKTNLADKHPSLVEELTTAVQGWFAELRSD; via the coding sequence ATGCCTTTTGCAAAAGAGCCTGCTGCAAAGAAGCCCAACTTTGTTATTATCTACTGCGACGACCTGGGATATGGCGACTTGGGGTGCTTCGGGTCGAAGGAGGCGAAAACTCCAAACCTAGATTCTCTTGCTAAAAGCGGCGTACGCTTTACAAATTGGTATTCGAATTCCCCTGTATGTTCTCCATCTCGCGCATCTTTGCTGACCGGCCGCTATCCAATGCGCGCCGGAGTTCCTCGTATTCTCGGCGGGAAGCGGGGTTTGGCTGGCCTTCCGCCAACAGAGGTTACGTTGGCAACAGCCCTGAAGCCCCTCGGGTATCGAACAGCGATTTTCGGCAAATGGCATCTTGGCACGGCAGAAGAATACCGGCCAAATGCTCATGGGTTTGATGAGTTTTTTGGGTTTCTGGCTGGCTGTGTTGATTACTATTCGCATATTTACTACTGGGGCCAGGGACGCGGCGAAAATCCCGTGCACGACCTTTGGCACAACGACAGAGAGGTGTGGGAAAATGGGCGCTATCTAACTGAGTTAATCACCGAGAAAGCAGTGGAGTTTATCAAGCATCAAAGCAACCAGCCGTTTTTCCTCTATGTGCCTTACAGCGCACCGCACTATCCAATGCATGCGCCTAAAAAGTATCTTGACCGCTTTTCTAACATGCCTCCCGACCGCCGAATCATGGCCGCTATGATTGCCGCTGTGGATGATGGAGTCGGCGAGATAGTCAAAGCGCTCAAGCAGGCGGGTCAACATGAGAATACCGTAATCTTTTTCTCAAGCGACAATGGACCATCTAATGAGACCCGCAATTGGCTCGATGGCAGGGTTGATCCATATCTCGGCGGCAGTGCGGGAATCTTTCGCGGACACAAGGGGAGCCTTTTCGAGGGAGGAATACGCATGCCGGCAATCATGAGCGCACCTGGCCGCATTCCAGCAGGAAAAGTTTGCCACGAAGTAGGCGCAATGATGGACATCTTTCCGACATTCATTGAATTTGCTGGCGGTAAGCTCCCAGCTGGCCGAAGTATTGACGGCATAAGTATCCGGCAGATGGTAGTCGAAGGTGCAAAGTCCCCACATCATCGGCTCTTTTGGGAGTATGATGGCCAACTTGCAGTTCGACAGGGAGAGTGGAAGCTCGTGCTGAATGGCAAGCTTGATTTCAACCAAACCCAGCCCGATGCTGTTCATCTTTCTAATCTAGAGACAGACCCTGGCGAAAAGACCAATCTAGCAGATAAGCATCCGTCCCTCGTAGAAGAGCTGACGACTGCCGTCCAAGGTTGGTTCGCCGAACTAAGGAGTGATTAA